The following proteins are co-located in the Silene latifolia isolate original U9 population chromosome 1, ASM4854445v1, whole genome shotgun sequence genome:
- the LOC141655216 gene encoding uncharacterized protein LOC141655216 produces the protein MNACHILLGRPWQFDRKVEHDGRSNVYSVMKGNVKYNLKSMSPNKIKESKINKGSMLMEAREVEEALARGERTYVLIVRELGSVGVSDNRGVHGLLEEFRDVFSDELPNGLPPLRGIEHQINLIPGAALPNKPAYRCNPEEAKELQR, from the coding sequence ATGAATGCATGCCACATTCTGTTGGGTAGACCTTGGCAATTCGATAGAAAGGTTGAACATGACGGGAGATCCAATGTATATAGCGTGATGAAGGGTAATGTGAAATATAATCTGAAATCTATGTCACCTAATAAGATTAAAGAGTCTAAAATAAATAAagggagtatgttgatggaggctcgggaggttgaggaggctttagctCGTGGAGAACGAACCTATGTACTGATAGTTCGTGAATTGGGGTCCGTTGGTGTGAGTGATAACCGTGGAGTACATGGGCTGTTAGAAGAATTTCGGGATGTGTTTTCGGATGAGTTACCAAATGGGTTGCCTCCTTTACGTGGTATTGAACACCAAATAAATCTGATTCCAGGGGCAGCATTGCCTAATAAGCCGGCCTATCGTTGTAATCCGGAGGAAGCAAAGGAGTTACAGAGATAA
- the LOC141608854 gene encoding protein neprosin-like: protein MAKYLVFFLYLVSTLFCPLYVISTPPNQTLFRPQLELQKLKRVRAYLRRINKPGVKTIKSPDGDVLDCVQAHLQPAFDHPKLKGHKPLDPPERPKGSNMTDEMVVSIQKWTETGESCPQGTIPIRRTTEADVLRAEKFGKFGRKPNRFVKRDSTGSGHEHAVAFANGDQFYGAKASLNVWTPQVTDAYEFSLSQIWLISGSFGNDLNTIEAGWQANPALYGDQYPRFFTYWTTDAYQATGCYNLLCSGFVQTNRKIAIGAAISPRSTYNGRQFDISITVWKDPKHGHWWLEFGSGLLVGYWPGFLFSHLRIRANMVQFGGEIVNSRSQGYHTATQMGSGHFADEGFKKAAYFRNLQVVDWDNNLIPLSNIRLLADNPNCYDIRQGKNNVWGDYFYYGGPGRNVRCP from the exons ATGGCCAAATATCTTGTTTTCTTCCTCTATCTTGTTTCTACATTGTTTTGCCCTCTCTATGTCATTTCGACACCGCCAAATCAAACGTTGTTTCGCCCTCAGTTAGAGCTTCAAAAGTTGAAGAGGGTTAGAGCTTATTTAAGGAGAATTAATAAGCCTGGAGTTAAGACTATTAAG AGTCCTGATGGCGATGTGTTAGATTGTGTTCAAGCTCATCTTCAACCGGCATTCGACCATCCTAAGCTCAAGGGTCACAAGCCATTG GATCCACCGGAGAGGCCAAAAGGGTCTAACATGACGGATGAAATGGTTGTTAGCATTCAAAAATGGACAGAAACAGGAGAATCATGTCCACAAGGGACTATTCCAATCAGAAGGACTACAGAAGCTGATGTTTTAAGAGCAGAAAAATTCGGAAAATTTGGAAGAAAGCCTAATAGATTTGTTAAAAGAGATTCAACAGGAAGTGGTCATGAG CATGCAGTTGCATTTGCAAATGGAGATCAGTTTTATGGGGCCAAAGCAAGCTTGAATGTTTGGACACCTCAAGTCACTGATGCTTATGAATTTAGCTTGTCACAAATTTGGCTCATTTCCGGCTCCTTTGGTAATGACCTCAATACCATTGAAGCTGGCTGGCAG GCAAATCCAGCGTTATATGGTGATCAATATCCGAGGTTCTTCACCTACTGGACG ACGGATGCATACCAGGCTACAGGATGCTACAACTTGCTGTGCTCTGGGTTTGTTCAGACTAATCGAAAGATTGCCATAGGAGCAGCAATCTCTCCTAGATCAACCTACAATGGTAGACAGTTTGACATCAGTATCACTGTTTGGAAG GACCCGAAGCATGGACACTGGTGGCTTGAATTTGGTTCAGGGTTACTAGTCGGGTATTGGCCAGGATTCTTATTTAGCCACTTGAGAATCCGTGCGAATATGGTTCAATTTGGAGGAGAAATCGTTAATAGCCGGTCACAAGGGTACCATACCGCCACTCAAATGGGTAGCGGCCACTTTGCGGATGAAGGGTTCAAAAAGGCAGCCTATTTTCGCAATTTACAAGTTGTTGATTGGGATAATAACTTGATTCCATTGTCAAATATACGTCTTCTTGCTGATAATCCTAATTGCTATGATATTAGACAAGGTAAAAACAATGTTTGGGGTGATTACTTCTATTATGGAGGTCCTGGACGAAATGTAAGATGTCCTTGA